The sequence below is a genomic window from Acidaminococcales bacterium.
CGCAGCGCTTCCGCAGCCGCCGCCGTCCCCGCCTTCGGCGGACAGGTAGCTGCCAAAAGACGTTGTGCCGCCCTTGCCCCCGCCGTAAGCGGCAGAAGTGTCACCCTTGCCGTGCCCCCTAGCGCCGCCGCCGCCAATGCAGGTTACTTTGTAAGTGCCGGATGCGGGTGCCGTGAAAGTGCCGGAAGTCGTCAATACCTGCCGCGTCCTGCTTCCGATAACCGTTGTTATGTGAAATAAAAAATAGGAGAGTAATTTTGCAAAGAAAACTAAACGCTATAATTACGGCTGACGCCATTCAAGAAATGGTCTGTTTGCCTGACAAATCGATAGACCTTATTCTGTGCGATTTGCCTTACGGCACGACCGACTGCGCATGGGATAAACAGTTGCCGATGGGCGAGTTATGGGAACAGTACAAACGAATTATTAAAGACAATGGGGCCATACTTCTATTCGCGCAACAGCCCTTCGCCACCAAGCTCATTAACGCCGGCGAAAGGATGTTCCGCTACCAGATAGTCTGGAGAAGGCCAAGGCTTTGGGCTTTCTCAACGCCCGGCGGATGCCGCTTAGAGTACACGAGCTTATCCTTGTCTTTTACCGCCGCCTG
It includes:
- a CDS encoding site-specific DNA-methyltransferase, translating into MQRKLNAIITADAIQEMVCLPDKSIDLILCDLPYGTTDCAWDKQLPMGELWEQYKRIIKDNGAILLFAQQPFATKLINAGERMFRYQIVWRRPRLWAFSTPGGCRLEYTSLSLSFTAACRRTTRR